TTCGAATACGAGGCCGCGTGGCCGCATATCACGGAAGGCGGCCTGCTCCTGTCGCACGATGTGCTATGGAATAACGCGTTCTCCTCCTTTTGCCGGATGAAGCAAAGAAAGCCGGTCATATACCGTAGCCTCGGCATTATCAAAAAGTAAGGCTCAAGTCATTATACCGTATTTTTTTTTCAGCTGGCTTTTAATGAAGGGCATGATTCTGCCGTTCACGTGGATCTCGTCCGCGGAGAATGCGTCCGCGATGAAGCCATCCTGGTCCGCGACCTCGGGATAAATATCGATATATCCATACCCGTTCTTCTCGCAAAAGGCCCGGAGCTTTTCATTAAACGTCCGGTTGATCCAGCTCCGGATCTCCGGCGTCGCCAGGAATGGATAGCTGGATCGGAATTCATCGAAGAGCTCCCGTCTCATCCGTTCCGTCGCGTAGGGCGGATACCTGAAGATCTGCTTCGGGGCGGGAATAACGCCGTAGACGACGAAGTTCACGCCTGCATTACGCAATTGCTCGAGGACTTCCCCGTAGTTGGAGATCGCCCGGTCCATGAATTCTTCCATTGTAACGCCGTTCTGGCTTTTTCGATACTGGTTATAGATGTGGACGCGGCAGTCGATCTCGCCGAATACGAGAATGATGAGGTCCTTTTTAAGATCGATCCGGCCGAGCTCGGAGAACAATTTTTGGTTCGACCGTATGGTACTGTTCTTGTTTTTCAGGTTATAGGCGGTCGCGGGGCCGATGTTATGGACGATGAAGGACCGTGTCCGCTTGAAAGCCCACGAATGGCTATCGCCGATGACGTGGACGAGGGGCCGGTTGAATGACCGGGCATATGCCACCGAGTAAATATTATTAAATTTGACCAGAAAAGTGTTGAGTTCCATTTTAAAAAAAAAGCCCATGAAAAAAAAGAGGCCTCGTTCCCGGATGACCTCGGAGGCGATGGATATGTAACGAATAATTTTCGATGGATAATCATTATTCGTATTCATATGCGGCCATTTCTCCGTCTTATGCCTATCTGGCTTTTCAACGATAAAAATTATGCACGGCGGCTATTTAAAATTATACTGAAGTTGCGGGCTTTGCTTGATCTCCGCGAGGGACCCCGGATAGTTTTCTATGAACCAGACAAGGAAAGCGGTCACATCGATTTTATCTTTTAAGAATATTTCCCTTTTTCGCGCCCAGTCCCTTTTCGAAGCCCCGATGTCCGCCAGGATTTCGTCAGCCTTCCGCAACAGCTCGGTCTCATCGTAAAAGCTATAGACGAGGCCGTATTTATTTTGTAGCTCATCCATGATACCGATGATAGAGGTGACGCTACGGGGTCCTGCCCTATACATCAGGCGCTCGAAGTGAAGCGCAGGCACTCCCAGGATCGCGGCCTCGTTCGCGCTCGTGGAGCCTTCGCCTATATAGAGTTTCGAATAGTAGAGAAGATGATGGTATTTCATCGGGTCGATCCGCCGCTGATATTTTTTTAGGCCG
The sequence above is a segment of the Methanocella sp. genome. Coding sequences within it:
- a CDS encoding SGNH/GDSL hydrolase family protein; this translates as MNTNNDYPSKIIRYISIASEVIRERGLFFFMGFFFKMELNTFLVKFNNIYSVAYARSFNRPLVHVIGDSHSWAFKRTRSFIVHNIGPATAYNLKNKNSTIRSNQKLFSELGRIDLKKDLIILVFGEIDCRVHIYNQYRKSQNGVTMEEFMDRAISNYGEVLEQLRNAGVNFVVYGVIPAPKQIFRYPPYATERMRRELFDEFRSSYPFLATPEIRSWINRTFNEKLRAFCEKNGYGYIDIYPEVADQDGFIADAFSADEIHVNGRIMPFIKSQLKKKYGIMT